A genomic stretch from Bosea sp. F3-2 includes:
- a CDS encoding purine nucleoside permease has protein sequence MNQITARRSGLAALSLAAFAFGSLALPAAAQTQPTKVKVFVGAMFEIGENTGDRAGEFQHWYERYWKASQPHPVKGALKPVYCNDDGVCGAVLGMGKVNSSSSMQAILLDPAYDFSQAYFVLSGVAGTPPSRGTIGDVSWGSWLVDYDLGHRWAPEEGKPGEPVFMPRKGYESYRVFQLNPVLVNWAVKLSSGVNLQDSDSAKQYRMRYPDKRALAAPSVTVGTHMTGDTFFHGPGLSKEAQYMAKLYGADDYVITEMENAAITLVIKRQFGTDRILSLRGAVNFDQGNPNETTLQHLDPAPGQTAGGFAETVANIEAVGSRVVDHITANWAEWQKGVPPLPAK, from the coding sequence ATGAATCAGATCACCGCCAGACGGAGTGGCCTCGCCGCCCTCTCCCTTGCCGCCTTTGCGTTCGGCTCACTCGCGCTGCCCGCCGCGGCGCAGACCCAGCCGACCAAGGTCAAGGTCTTCGTCGGCGCCATGTTCGAGATCGGGGAGAACACCGGTGACCGGGCCGGCGAGTTCCAGCACTGGTACGAGCGCTACTGGAAGGCAAGCCAGCCGCACCCGGTGAAAGGCGCGCTGAAGCCGGTCTATTGCAACGATGACGGCGTCTGCGGCGCCGTGCTCGGCATGGGCAAGGTCAACTCGTCTTCCTCGATGCAGGCGATCCTGCTCGACCCGGCCTATGACTTCTCGCAGGCCTATTTCGTGCTCAGCGGCGTCGCCGGCACGCCGCCCTCGCGCGGCACCATCGGCGACGTCTCCTGGGGCAGCTGGCTGGTCGACTACGATCTCGGCCATCGCTGGGCGCCGGAGGAAGGCAAGCCGGGCGAGCCGGTCTTCATGCCGCGCAAGGGCTATGAGAGCTATCGCGTCTTCCAGCTCAACCCGGTGCTGGTCAACTGGGCCGTGAAGCTCAGCTCCGGCGTCAATCTGCAGGATTCGGATTCGGCCAAGCAGTACCGCATGCGCTACCCCGACAAGCGCGCGCTGGCTGCACCTTCCGTGACGGTCGGCACGCATATGACCGGCGACACCTTCTTCCACGGGCCCGGCCTGTCGAAGGAGGCACAGTACATGGCCAAGCTCTACGGCGCCGACGACTATGTCATCACCGAGATGGAGAACGCCGCGATCACGCTGGTGATCAAGCGCCAGTTCGGCACCGACCGCATCCTCAGCCTGCGCGGCGCGGTCAATTTCGACCAGGGCAATCCGAACGAGACGACGCTGCAGCATCTCGACCCGGCGCCCGGCCAGACCGCAGGCGGGTTTGCCGAGACCGTCGCCAATATCGAGGCTGTCGGCTCGCGGGTCGTCGATCACATCACCGCCAACTGGGCGGAATGGCAGAAGGGCGTGCCGCCGCTGCCGGCGAAGTGA
- a CDS encoding tetratricopeptide repeat protein → MADIFREIDEEVRRDKAAELWKKYGWLVTSLAVLAVLAVAGWQFWQHRENQAAQAVGARLEAALKSSRDGDSKQAETILKELASSAPAGYRLIARFRLAAETAKGDAAAGIAAFDALANDATLDATYRDLAKLRAGILRVDLSPYAEVKATLEPLASPQGVWRHSAREFLGISALKANQFDEAGRGFDAAITDPQAPQALRQRVELYLALVRGGPVTVKN, encoded by the coding sequence ATGGCCGATATTTTTCGCGAGATCGATGAGGAAGTCCGGCGCGACAAGGCGGCCGAGCTTTGGAAGAAATATGGCTGGCTCGTCACCAGCCTTGCCGTGCTGGCGGTGCTCGCCGTTGCAGGGTGGCAATTCTGGCAGCATCGCGAGAACCAGGCTGCGCAGGCTGTCGGTGCCCGCCTCGAAGCGGCGCTCAAATCGTCTCGTGACGGCGACAGCAAGCAGGCCGAGACCATTCTCAAGGAGCTCGCCAGCAGCGCGCCCGCCGGCTACCGCCTGATCGCGCGCTTCCGCCTTGCCGCCGAGACCGCCAAGGGCGACGCTGCCGCCGGCATTGCCGCCTTCGATGCGCTCGCCAACGACGCCACGCTGGATGCGACCTACCGGGATCTCGCCAAGCTGCGCGCCGGTATCCTGCGCGTCGATCTCTCGCCCTACGCGGAGGTCAAGGCGACACTGGAGCCGCTGGCGAGCCCGCAGGGCGTCTGGCGTCATTCGGCCCGCGAATTCCTCGGCATCTCCGCGCTCAAGGCCAACCAGTTCGACGAGGCCGGCCGCGGGTTCGATGCCGCGATCACCGACCCGCAGGCGCCGCAGGCCCTGCGCCAGCGCGTGGAACTGTATCTCGCCCTCGTCCGTGGCGGGCCCGTCACGGTGAAGAACTAG
- the der gene encoding ribosome biogenesis GTPase Der — translation MTAIVALIGRPNVGKSTLFNRLVGKKLALVDDRPGVTRDRREGDATLGHLRFKVIDTAGLEEADKESLAGRMRAQTETAIAQADVVVFMIDARLGLTPMDQPFAELVRRSGKPVILLANKAEGKKGADGIIDAYSLGLGDPVPFSAEHGEGTADLLEALAPFIADEPEEDEDEAWEDVPADNADEDDNPDRPLRVTIIGRPNAGKSTLVNRIIGEERLLTGPEAGITRDTISVDWEWRGRKVKLFDTAGMRKRARIEEKLEKLSVADSLRAIRFAEVVVVLLDATIPFEKQDLTLVDLTEREGRAVVIGLNKWDLVADKQGLLAELKEKANYLLAQVRGVPIVPLSGLAGEGIDRLMQAVFSAYEVWNRRVSTARINRWLEGVLSAHPPPAVAGRRIKIRYMTQAKARPPTFALFGNQLEHLPISYVRYLVNNLREGFDLPGTPIRLHRRGGQNPYDKERKG, via the coding sequence ATGACAGCCATCGTCGCCCTCATCGGCCGGCCGAATGTCGGCAAGTCGACGCTGTTCAACCGGCTCGTCGGCAAGAAGCTCGCGCTGGTCGATGACCGGCCGGGCGTGACGCGCGATCGCCGCGAAGGCGACGCCACGCTCGGCCATCTGCGCTTCAAGGTGATCGACACGGCCGGTCTGGAAGAAGCGGACAAGGAATCGCTCGCCGGCCGCATGCGCGCCCAGACCGAGACCGCGATCGCCCAGGCCGATGTCGTGGTCTTCATGATCGATGCGCGCCTCGGCCTGACGCCGATGGACCAGCCCTTCGCCGAGCTGGTCCGGCGCTCCGGCAAGCCTGTCATCCTCCTCGCCAACAAGGCCGAGGGGAAGAAAGGCGCTGACGGCATCATCGACGCCTATTCGCTCGGCCTCGGCGATCCCGTGCCGTTCTCGGCCGAGCATGGCGAGGGCACGGCCGATCTGCTCGAGGCGCTGGCGCCCTTCATCGCCGACGAGCCCGAGGAAGACGAGGACGAGGCCTGGGAAGATGTCCCGGCGGACAACGCGGACGAGGACGACAATCCCGACCGGCCGCTGCGCGTCACCATCATCGGCCGCCCCAATGCCGGCAAGTCGACGCTGGTCAACCGCATCATCGGCGAGGAGCGGCTGCTGACCGGTCCCGAGGCCGGCATCACCCGTGACACCATCTCGGTGGATTGGGAATGGCGCGGCCGCAAGGTCAAGCTCTTCGACACGGCCGGCATGCGCAAGCGCGCCCGCATCGAGGAGAAGCTGGAGAAGCTCTCCGTTGCCGATTCGCTACGCGCCATCCGCTTCGCCGAGGTCGTGGTGGTGCTGCTCGACGCCACCATCCCCTTCGAGAAGCAGGATCTGACGCTGGTCGACCTGACCGAGCGCGAGGGCCGGGCCGTCGTCATCGGCCTCAACAAATGGGACCTCGTCGCCGACAAGCAGGGCCTGCTCGCAGAGCTCAAGGAAAAGGCCAACTATCTGCTGGCGCAGGTGCGCGGCGTGCCGATCGTGCCGCTCTCAGGGCTCGCCGGCGAGGGCATCGACCGGCTGATGCAGGCGGTGTTCTCGGCCTATGAGGTCTGGAACCGCCGCGTTTCGACTGCGCGGATCAACCGCTGGCTGGAAGGCGTGCTCTCGGCCCATCCGCCGCCGGCCGTGGCGGGGCGGCGCATCAAGATCCGCTACATGACGCAGGCCAAGGCGCGGCCGCCGACCTTCGCGCTGTTCGGCAACCAGCTCGAACACCTGCCGATCTCCTATGTACGCTATCTCGTGAACAATCTGCGGGAAGGCTTCGATCTGCCGGGCACGCCGATCCGGCTGCACCGGCGCGGCGGCCAGAACCCCTATGACAAGGAGCGCAAGGGCTGA